The following coding sequences lie in one Lysobacter capsici genomic window:
- a CDS encoding aspartate/glutamate racemase family protein, with translation MPKPASIGIVACSAEGAALCYRTICSEGAALLGPHAHPQIALHTHSLADYVACLDRGDIDGVGELMLSSAHKLASAGAQFLICPDNTIHQAMDYVLPRSPLPWLHIADVVARSAVERGFRRIGLTGTQWLVESEVYPDKLGALGLEFVRPDAQQRAAIGRLIMDELVYGVFKPSTVAYFQQVIEGLKARGCDAVVLGCTEIPLIIGDENSALPTLDSTRLLAKAALRRAIAEG, from the coding sequence ATGCCCAAACCAGCGTCCATCGGCATCGTCGCCTGTTCGGCCGAAGGCGCCGCGCTGTGCTATCGGACGATCTGCAGCGAAGGCGCGGCCCTGCTCGGCCCGCATGCGCATCCGCAGATCGCGCTGCATACCCATTCGCTGGCCGACTATGTGGCCTGCCTGGATCGCGGCGATATCGACGGTGTCGGCGAGTTGATGCTGTCTTCGGCGCACAAGCTCGCCAGCGCCGGCGCGCAGTTCCTGATCTGTCCCGACAACACCATCCATCAGGCGATGGACTACGTGCTGCCGCGCTCGCCGCTGCCGTGGCTGCACATCGCCGACGTGGTCGCGCGCAGCGCGGTCGAACGCGGCTTCCGCCGGATCGGCCTGACCGGCACGCAGTGGCTGGTCGAGAGCGAGGTCTATCCCGACAAGCTCGGCGCGCTGGGGCTGGAGTTCGTGCGGCCCGACGCGCAGCAGCGCGCGGCGATCGGCCGGCTGATCATGGACGAGCTGGTGTACGGGGTGTTCAAGCCGTCGACGGTGGCGTATTTCCAGCAGGTCATCGAAGGGCTCAAGGCGCGCGGCTGCGATGCGGTGGTGCTGGGGTGTACCGAGATTCCGCTGATCATCGGCGATGAGAATTCGGCGTTGCCTACGTTGGATTCGACGCGGTTGTTGGCGAAGGCGGCGTTGCGACGGGCGATTGCTGAAGGGTGA
- a CDS encoding metal-dependent hydrolase has translation MDSLTQIVLGAALSAAIAPAKHRRAALLAGAALGTLPDLDVIPVNLFTDDPVARMTWHRSLSHSLLVLPFVAWAIWGWCRARGGRVAESPKRWFWAMQAALLTHPLLDAFTVYGTQLLWPLPMKPMMWSSVFIIDPLYTIWLLIACVIAWFWHERRLAQPALLVGLGLSSLYLGGSLWAKHRVERDAAPALAKLGLENAPRFSVPTPFNTLLWRVVAMTPDGFVEGERSLAADRGPMQFRHYRSDIPAFTQVNGYPAVHRLQWFNHGFMKAEQQDGRLLLSDLRMGAEPDYTFRFAVAERDGENWREIEPEQLQWSADVKQALPAMWARIWNEPAILADADADVHSLQRATAMRAQVHSDTLK, from the coding sequence ATGGATTCACTGACCCAGATCGTGCTCGGCGCCGCACTGAGCGCCGCCATCGCCCCTGCCAAACACCGCCGCGCGGCCCTGCTTGCGGGCGCGGCGCTGGGCACCTTGCCCGACCTCGACGTGATCCCGGTCAACCTGTTCACCGACGATCCGGTCGCGCGCATGACCTGGCATCGCAGCCTGAGCCATTCGCTGCTGGTGCTGCCGTTCGTGGCCTGGGCGATCTGGGGCTGGTGCCGCGCGCGCGGCGGGCGCGTGGCCGAATCGCCGAAGCGTTGGTTCTGGGCGATGCAGGCCGCGCTGCTGACCCATCCGCTGCTCGACGCGTTCACCGTCTACGGCACCCAGTTGCTGTGGCCGCTGCCGATGAAGCCGATGATGTGGTCGAGCGTGTTCATCATCGATCCGCTGTACACGATCTGGCTGCTGATCGCCTGCGTGATCGCCTGGTTCTGGCACGAACGCCGCCTGGCGCAGCCGGCCTTGCTGGTCGGGCTGGGCCTGAGTTCGCTGTACCTGGGCGGTTCGCTGTGGGCCAAGCATCGGGTCGAACGCGATGCCGCGCCGGCACTGGCCAAGCTCGGCCTGGAAAACGCGCCGCGTTTCTCGGTGCCCACGCCGTTCAACACCCTGCTGTGGCGCGTGGTGGCGATGACGCCGGACGGTTTCGTCGAAGGCGAACGCTCGCTGGCCGCCGATCGCGGGCCGATGCAGTTTCGTCACTACCGTTCCGACATTCCCGCCTTCACCCAGGTCAACGGCTACCCGGCGGTGCATCGCCTGCAATGGTTCAACCACGGCTTCATGAAGGCCGAACAGCAAGACGGGCGACTGCTGCTGAGCGACCTGCGCATGGGCGCCGAACCCGATTACACCTTCCGCTTCGCCGTGGCCGAACGCGACGGCGAGAACTGGCGCGAGATCGAACCCGAACAACTGCAGTGGTCGGCGGACGTGAAGCAGGCGCTGCCGGCGATGTGGGCGCGGATCTGGAACGAGCCGGCGATCCTTGCCGATGCCGATGCGGACGTGCATTCGCTGCAGCGGGCGACGGCGATGCGCGCGCAGGTACACAGCGATACGCTGAAATAG
- the dusB gene encoding tRNA dihydrouridine synthase DusB, with translation MRIGPHSIAPRVILAPMAGVTDKPFRVLAKRLGAGLCVSEMTTSDPRFWNTAKSRHRMDHDGEPDPISVQIAGTVPQIMAEAARYNVDHGAQLIDINMGCPAKKVCNAWAGSALMRDESLVARIVEAVVKAVDVPVTLKIRTGWDHDQRNAPSIARIAQDAGIASLAVHGRTRDQQYTGQAEYDTIAAIKAELSIPVIANGDIDSPRKAALVLAHTGCDAVMVGRAAQGRPWIFREIAHYLEHGEELPPPSLREVRDILLGHLEHLHAFYGEVAGVRIARKHLGWYAKDRPENIAFRAVVNRADSAQLQLQLTRDYFDALIAGVTPELSAAA, from the coding sequence ATGCGCATCGGCCCCCACTCCATCGCCCCGCGCGTGATCCTCGCGCCCATGGCCGGGGTCACCGACAAACCCTTCCGCGTGCTGGCCAAGCGCCTGGGCGCGGGCCTGTGCGTGTCGGAGATGACCACCAGCGACCCGCGCTTTTGGAACACCGCCAAGTCGCGCCATCGCATGGACCACGACGGCGAGCCCGACCCGATCAGCGTGCAGATCGCCGGCACCGTGCCGCAGATCATGGCCGAGGCCGCGCGCTACAACGTCGACCACGGCGCCCAGCTGATCGACATCAACATGGGCTGCCCGGCCAAGAAGGTCTGCAACGCCTGGGCCGGTTCGGCGCTGATGCGCGACGAAAGCCTGGTCGCGCGCATCGTCGAGGCGGTGGTCAAGGCGGTCGACGTGCCGGTCACGCTCAAGATCCGCACCGGCTGGGACCACGACCAGCGCAACGCGCCGAGCATCGCGCGCATCGCCCAGGACGCCGGTATCGCCTCGCTCGCGGTGCACGGCCGCACCCGCGACCAGCAATACACCGGCCAGGCCGAATACGACACCATCGCCGCGATCAAGGCCGAGCTGTCGATCCCGGTGATCGCCAACGGCGACATCGATTCGCCGCGCAAGGCCGCGCTCGTGCTCGCGCATACCGGTTGCGACGCGGTCATGGTCGGCCGCGCCGCGCAGGGGCGGCCGTGGATCTTCCGCGAGATCGCCCACTACCTGGAACACGGCGAGGAACTGCCGCCGCCGTCGCTGCGCGAAGTGCGCGACATCCTGCTCGGCCACCTCGAACACCTGCACGCGTTCTACGGCGAAGTCGCCGGCGTGCGCATCGCGCGCAAGCATCTGGGCTGGTACGCAAAGGATCGGCCGGAAAACATCGCATTTCGCGCAGTGGTCAACCGCGCCGATTCGGCGCAGTTGCAATTGCAGCTGACGCGCGATTATTTCGATGCCTTGATCGCCGGGGTGACACCGGAACTGTCGGCCGCGGCCTGA
- a CDS encoding YegP family protein, with the protein MSGKYVISKQSNGQYHFVLKAGNGETILSSESYTTHASALNGIHSVQTNSPIDARYERKLASNNKPYFVLKAANHQVIGTSELYNSDAARENGITSVKQNGPTTTIEDNSGG; encoded by the coding sequence ATGTCAGGCAAGTACGTCATCAGCAAGCAGAGCAACGGTCAGTACCACTTCGTGCTCAAGGCCGGCAACGGCGAAACCATTCTGAGCAGCGAGAGCTACACCACTCACGCCTCGGCCTTGAACGGCATCCACTCGGTGCAGACCAACAGCCCGATCGATGCGCGCTACGAGCGCAAGCTGGCGTCCAACAACAAGCCGTATTTCGTGCTGAAAGCCGCCAACCACCAGGTCATCGGCACCAGCGAGCTGTACAACAGCGACGCGGCGCGCGAGAACGGGATCACCTCGGTCAAGCAGAACGGCCCCACCACGACCATCGAAGACAACAGCGGCGGCTGA
- a CDS encoding alpha/beta hydrolase: MDSIAPQVRRAPSSLGRTCLLLACILGWSNAIAAIAVARAPEAEPIPAPPSAKPAQTPNTWVKGIWQPPRGLKQTAIWPDGAPDMQGVVQGPERIEIAQTPDALEGRTSEAAWDVAAPTMTVFPPQGENTGVAIVVFPGGGFKAVVVTKQGTEICGWIASKGITCILSKYRVPKSNHHWDSECQCAVTPKIPRALQDAQRTIRLVRARAGELGVDPNKIGAMGFSAGGYLVVQTSNIFEPAYTPVDAIDTISSRPDFAIAFYPGHLCRSGASLDPGIRVSRRTPPTFLLQAWDDPVDEICNSTVYARALDAAGVQAEVHLFAKGGHAFGLRRMEHPVVAAWPSLVENWLGEIGVLRPKGH, encoded by the coding sequence ATGGACTCTATCGCACCGCAAGTCCGACGCGCACCATCGTCACTGGGCCGAACCTGCCTGCTGCTCGCGTGCATCCTGGGGTGGTCGAACGCAATTGCCGCAATCGCCGTGGCGCGAGCGCCCGAGGCCGAACCCATCCCGGCACCACCATCGGCGAAACCCGCGCAGACACCCAACACCTGGGTCAAGGGCATCTGGCAGCCGCCGCGCGGCTTGAAGCAAACCGCGATCTGGCCTGACGGTGCGCCGGACATGCAGGGCGTCGTTCAAGGCCCGGAACGAATTGAAATCGCGCAAACACCCGACGCGCTGGAAGGACGCACGTCCGAGGCGGCCTGGGACGTCGCCGCTCCGACGATGACCGTGTTCCCACCGCAAGGCGAGAACACCGGCGTGGCGATCGTTGTATTTCCCGGCGGCGGGTTCAAAGCGGTCGTGGTCACCAAGCAAGGCACCGAGATCTGCGGATGGATCGCCTCGAAAGGAATCACCTGCATCTTGTCGAAGTACCGCGTTCCCAAAAGCAACCATCATTGGGACAGCGAGTGCCAATGCGCTGTCACGCCCAAGATCCCCCGCGCGCTTCAGGACGCGCAAAGGACCATCAGGCTGGTTCGCGCCAGGGCGGGCGAACTGGGCGTCGATCCGAACAAGATCGGCGCCATGGGTTTCTCGGCGGGCGGCTATCTGGTCGTGCAGACGAGCAATATTTTCGAACCGGCCTACACGCCGGTGGATGCGATCGACACGATCAGCAGCCGCCCGGACTTCGCCATTGCGTTCTATCCCGGCCACCTGTGTCGCTCCGGCGCGAGCCTGGACCCCGGCATACGCGTCAGCCGGCGAACACCGCCCACGTTCCTGCTGCAGGCATGGGATGACCCGGTCGACGAAATCTGCAACAGCACGGTGTATGCGCGCGCGCTCGATGCGGCCGGCGTCCAGGCGGAAGTCCATCTGTTCGCCAAGGGCGGCCATGCCTTCGGCTTGAGGCGCATGGAACACCCGGTCGTCGCGGCGTGGCCTTCGCTGGTCGAGAACTGGCTCGGCGAAATCGGGGTTCTGCGGCCCAAAGGCCATTGA
- a CDS encoding PepSY-associated TM helix domain-containing protein produces the protein MSNRQAPANSPPRTRSRSRAVLQWLHLWLGLSLGTAFALVALSGTVLAFQRELALWAYPQLQRDAAITPQQRSQALQRIVGQWQTQGMSSLDLPTPQLPVWQGYFPDNERRYFDPASGELLLTRNTGNDAVLWLRDLHTHLLSGKTGEQVLGVVGLVAVFMLLSGLYLWWPRWSALAASLKWYRGPPTRRWLSRHRGLGLWLLPLTLLAALTGTSMVYDEVARNALRASFGDGKPAKPPKLAASDQPTDWDAVLRAADSAVAPGGALAGAQLRRIGLPKSGSGLVSIRARMPAEWHPVGRSQVWIDPYRGVAIGAQDATAQGRGSRSFDAIYPLHGGFVGGRAWQIAIALTGLVPAFLLITGFLFWRRRRGR, from the coding sequence ATGAGCAACCGCCAGGCCCCCGCGAATTCACCGCCCCGCACGCGATCACGATCGCGTGCGGTCCTGCAGTGGCTGCACCTGTGGCTGGGCCTGAGCCTAGGCACCGCGTTCGCGCTGGTGGCCTTGTCGGGCACGGTGCTCGCGTTCCAGCGCGAACTCGCGCTGTGGGCGTATCCGCAACTGCAACGCGACGCCGCGATCACTCCGCAGCAACGCAGCCAGGCGCTGCAACGCATCGTCGGACAGTGGCAGACGCAGGGCATGAGTTCGCTGGACCTGCCAACGCCGCAGCTGCCGGTGTGGCAGGGCTATTTTCCCGACAACGAGCGGCGTTACTTCGACCCGGCCAGCGGCGAACTGCTGCTGACCCGCAACACCGGCAACGACGCGGTGTTGTGGCTGCGCGATCTGCACACCCACCTGTTGTCGGGCAAGACCGGCGAACAGGTGCTCGGCGTGGTCGGCCTCGTCGCGGTGTTCATGCTGCTCAGCGGTTTGTACCTGTGGTGGCCGCGCTGGTCGGCGCTGGCGGCGAGCCTGAAGTGGTACCGCGGGCCGCCGACGCGACGCTGGCTCAGCAGGCATCGCGGCCTGGGCCTGTGGCTGCTGCCGCTGACCTTGCTCGCGGCGTTGACCGGCACCTCGATGGTCTACGACGAGGTCGCGCGCAACGCACTGCGCGCGAGCTTCGGCGACGGCAAGCCGGCCAAGCCGCCGAAACTCGCCGCCAGCGATCAGCCGACCGACTGGGACGCGGTGCTGCGCGCGGCCGACAGCGCGGTCGCGCCGGGCGGCGCCTTGGCCGGCGCGCAGCTGCGCCGCATCGGCCTGCCCAAGTCCGGCAGCGGCCTGGTCTCGATCCGCGCGCGCATGCCGGCCGAATGGCATCCGGTCGGGCGCAGCCAGGTCTGGATCGATCCGTACCGCGGCGTGGCGATCGGCGCCCAGGACGCGACCGCGCAAGGCCGCGGCTCGCGCAGCTTCGATGCGATCTATCCGCTGCACGGCGGCTTCGTCGGCGGACGCGCGTGGCAGATCGCGATCGCGTTGACCGGCCTGGTGCCGGCGTTCCTGCTGATCACCGGCTTCCTGTTCTGGCGGCGACGACGCGGACGTTGA
- a CDS encoding TonB-dependent receptor, with protein MPRSTLLASALLAALAVPVAQAAEADAKDIDRVTVSASTSRTPNSEAALANTITVIDREQLNQQLAVTQDISQVLANLIPSFSPSRQKLTNGGETLRGRKPLYLVDGVPQSTPLREGGRDGHTVDPAMIERIEVIHGANALQGLGASGGIINIITKRAPRQDGETFQDFSIGASTALPSQSDGTGYRASYLFGTRRGAFDFVGGVSYASEGLYFDGNGDAIAVNDIQGDLMDARTHNFFAKAGWNIDDRRRLQLTANRYELQGNNDYITVNGDIRTGKLATSARGSREGEGARNRSTSLVLDYTDKQLAGGFFNAQLFWVDFKGLYGATDWEDFWRDGRDLHWWDQSQNVSQKTGGKFSWSRDNLFDQRLRVTGGLDWNRDKTYQELVVSQLKWVPQTQYESWSPFVQAEWWVADKVMLTAGVRHERGTLKVGDFTTIPANAGGSRFVEGGSPKTRETLPNYGIVFEATDALKFYASYSEGYTVADIGRVLRGITTPNQRVDQLVDLSPVVSDNREIGVDFDNGRWLAHLAAYWSDSDLGSRLAFDRNTQSYFVVRERTEIRGIESNVAFQFSDAGRVGVGYAQANGRYDSDGDDRVDSDLPGINISPDRITAFWDQTWNDTVSTRLQGSRALDRDFDLRGVRVASTDGYTTVDLQARFTLPLGQLNLGVENLFDEQYITYYSQSTPRNDTYVSGRGRVFSASWSHRF; from the coding sequence ATGCCCCGCTCCACGCTCCTCGCCAGCGCCTTGCTGGCCGCGCTTGCCGTGCCCGTCGCCCAGGCCGCCGAAGCCGACGCCAAAGACATCGACCGCGTCACCGTCTCGGCCAGCACCAGCCGCACGCCCAATTCCGAGGCCGCGCTGGCCAACACGATCACGGTGATCGACCGCGAGCAGCTCAACCAGCAGTTGGCGGTGACCCAGGACATCTCGCAGGTGCTGGCCAACCTGATCCCCTCGTTCTCGCCCTCGCGGCAGAAGCTGACCAACGGCGGCGAGACCCTTCGCGGGCGCAAGCCGCTGTACCTGGTCGACGGCGTGCCGCAGTCCACCCCGCTGCGCGAAGGCGGCCGCGACGGCCACACCGTCGATCCGGCGATGATCGAACGCATCGAGGTCATCCACGGCGCCAACGCGCTGCAAGGCCTGGGTGCGTCGGGCGGCATCATCAACATCATCACCAAGCGCGCGCCGCGCCAGGACGGCGAGACCTTCCAGGACTTCAGCATCGGCGCCAGCACCGCGCTGCCGAGCCAGAGCGACGGCACCGGCTATCGCGCGTCCTACCTGTTCGGCACCCGCCGCGGCGCGTTCGACTTCGTCGGCGGCGTGTCCTACGCCAGCGAGGGCCTGTACTTTGACGGCAACGGCGATGCGATCGCGGTCAACGACATCCAGGGCGACCTGATGGACGCGCGCACGCATAACTTCTTCGCCAAGGCCGGCTGGAACATCGACGATCGCCGCCGCCTGCAACTCACCGCGAACCGCTACGAACTGCAGGGCAACAACGACTACATCACCGTCAACGGCGACATCCGCACCGGCAAGCTGGCGACCTCCGCGCGCGGCAGCCGCGAAGGCGAAGGCGCGCGCAACCGCTCGACCTCGCTGGTGCTGGACTACACCGACAAGCAACTGGCCGGCGGTTTCTTCAACGCGCAGTTGTTCTGGGTCGACTTCAAGGGTCTGTACGGCGCCACCGACTGGGAAGATTTCTGGCGCGACGGCCGCGACCTGCACTGGTGGGATCAGTCGCAAAACGTGTCGCAGAAGACCGGCGGCAAGTTCAGCTGGTCGCGCGACAACCTGTTCGACCAGCGCCTGCGCGTGACCGGCGGCCTGGACTGGAACCGCGACAAGACCTACCAGGAACTGGTGGTCTCGCAGCTCAAGTGGGTGCCGCAAACCCAGTACGAATCGTGGTCGCCGTTCGTGCAGGCCGAGTGGTGGGTCGCCGACAAGGTGATGCTGACCGCGGGCGTGCGCCATGAGCGCGGCACGCTGAAAGTCGGCGATTTCACCACCATTCCGGCCAATGCCGGCGGCAGCCGCTTCGTCGAGGGTGGCTCGCCCAAGACCCGCGAAACCCTGCCCAATTACGGCATCGTGTTCGAAGCGACCGACGCGCTGAAGTTCTACGCCTCGTACTCGGAGGGCTACACCGTCGCCGACATCGGCCGGGTGCTGCGCGGCATCACCACGCCGAACCAGCGTGTCGATCAACTCGTCGACCTGTCGCCGGTGGTGTCGGATAACCGCGAGATCGGCGTGGACTTCGACAACGGCCGCTGGCTCGCGCACCTGGCCGCGTACTGGTCCGATTCCGACCTGGGTTCGCGCCTGGCGTTCGATCGCAACACCCAGAGTTATTTCGTCGTGCGCGAGCGCACCGAAATTCGCGGCATCGAGAGCAACGTCGCGTTCCAGTTCTCCGATGCAGGCCGGGTCGGCGTGGGTTACGCGCAGGCCAACGGGCGCTACGACAGCGACGGCGACGATCGCGTCGACAGCGACCTACCGGGCATCAACATCAGCCCCGACCGCATCACCGCGTTCTGGGACCAGACCTGGAACGACACCGTGTCGACCCGCCTGCAGGGCAGCCGCGCGCTCGATCGCGATTTCGATCTGCGCGGCGTGCGCGTGGCCAGCACCGACGGCTACACCACCGTCGACCTGCAAGCGCGCTTCACGCTGCCGCTGGGGCAGTTGAACCTGGGCGTGGAGAATCTGTTCGACGAGCAGTACATCACCTACTACTCGCAGAGCACGCCGCGCAACGACACCTACGTGTCCGGACGCGGCCGGGTGTTCAGCGCGAGCTGGTCGCATCGTTTTTAA
- a CDS encoding ribokinase yields the protein MTDLPNGHVVVVGSFNVDHVWALPVLPRPGETLAGTYHTGPGGKGFNQATAAARAGAQTAFVCALGDDAGGQQARALASADGIDLRELRSDAPTGTAGIYVDADGRNSIVIGPGANAQLSPQFIDEHRAAISAANVVLTQLETPVESAAAAFALARVAGTLTLLNPAPADAVVSTQLWALSDAITPNETEFCAQLRRRTGSELDPDTLAALDDAQLHAHCRALLPHGSVIVTLGKSGCFVSHADGALRGDAQACYRVAAAAVQAVDTTGAGDAFNGALAASLARAGDQPFGEHVAYANRYAGLSTERAGAAAAMPNDADLRARFPA from the coding sequence ATGACCGACCTGCCTAACGGCCACGTCGTCGTGGTCGGCTCGTTCAATGTCGATCACGTGTGGGCGCTGCCGGTGTTGCCGCGCCCCGGCGAAACTCTCGCCGGCACCTACCACACCGGCCCCGGCGGCAAGGGTTTCAACCAGGCCACCGCGGCGGCGCGCGCTGGCGCGCAGACCGCGTTCGTGTGCGCGCTGGGCGACGACGCCGGTGGTCAGCAAGCGCGTGCGCTCGCAAGCGCCGACGGCATCGACCTGCGCGAGCTGCGAAGCGATGCGCCGACCGGCACCGCCGGCATCTACGTCGACGCCGACGGCCGCAACAGCATCGTGATCGGCCCGGGCGCGAACGCGCAGCTGTCGCCGCAGTTCATCGACGAACACCGCGCGGCGATCAGTGCCGCGAACGTGGTGCTCACCCAATTGGAAACGCCGGTCGAATCGGCCGCCGCCGCGTTCGCGCTGGCGCGCGTAGCCGGCACACTGACCCTGCTCAACCCGGCCCCGGCCGATGCGGTCGTCAGCACGCAGCTGTGGGCGCTGAGCGATGCGATCACGCCGAACGAAACCGAGTTCTGCGCGCAACTGCGCCGGCGCACCGGCAGCGAACTCGATCCCGACACTCTCGCTGCGTTGGACGATGCGCAATTGCACGCGCACTGCCGCGCGCTGTTGCCGCACGGCAGCGTGATCGTGACCCTCGGCAAGTCCGGCTGCTTCGTCTCGCACGCCGACGGCGCGCTGCGCGGCGACGCCCAGGCCTGTTACCGGGTCGCGGCCGCGGCGGTGCAGGCCGTCGACACCACCGGCGCGGGCGATGCCTTCAACGGCGCCCTGGCCGCGTCGCTGGCGCGCGCGGGCGACCAGCCCTTCGGCGAACACGTCGCCTATGCCAACCGCTACGCCGGCCTGTCAACCGAGCGCGCGGGCGCGGCCGCGGCGATGCCCAACGACGCCGACTTGCGGGCGCGCTTCCCCGCCTAA
- a CDS encoding NupC/NupG family nucleoside CNT transporter — translation MDSISRVAFGLFGLAVLVGIAWVFSIKRRAVDWKLVGIGISLQIAFAAVVLLVPGGKDVFDSIGKGFVHVLEFVGAGSKFIFGDLMDVSKFGFIFAFQVLPTIIFFSALMGVLYHLGVMQAIVRAMAWAITKVMRVSGAETTSVCASVFIGQTEAPLTVRPYISKMTESELITMMIGGMAHIAGGVLAAYVGMLGAGDPVQQAFYAKHLLAASIMAAPATLVIAKILVPETGEPLTRGTVKMEIEKTTANIIDAAAAGAGDGLRLALNIGAMLLAFIALIALVNAPLTWLGEQTGLAAALGRPTDLSTLLGFVLAPIAWVIGTPWSDATVVGGLIGEKVVLNEFVAYTHLADIVNGKVAGMSLSDEGRLIATYALCGFANFSSIAIQIGGIGGLAPERRQDLARFGLRAVLGGSIATFMTATIAGVLTHFAA, via the coding sequence GTGGATTCGATTTCGCGCGTGGCCTTCGGCCTGTTCGGTTTGGCGGTGCTCGTAGGCATTGCGTGGGTGTTCTCGATCAAGCGTCGCGCGGTCGACTGGAAACTGGTCGGGATCGGCATCTCGCTGCAGATCGCCTTCGCCGCGGTGGTGCTGCTGGTGCCCGGCGGCAAGGACGTGTTCGATTCGATCGGCAAGGGCTTCGTCCACGTGCTCGAATTCGTCGGCGCCGGCTCGAAGTTCATCTTCGGCGACCTGATGGACGTCAGCAAATTCGGCTTCATCTTCGCCTTCCAGGTGCTGCCGACGATCATCTTCTTCTCGGCCCTGATGGGCGTGCTCTATCACCTGGGCGTGATGCAGGCGATCGTGCGGGCGATGGCCTGGGCGATCACCAAGGTCATGCGCGTGTCCGGCGCGGAAACCACCAGCGTGTGCGCCAGCGTGTTCATCGGCCAGACCGAGGCGCCGCTGACCGTGCGCCCGTACATCAGCAAGATGACCGAGTCCGAGCTGATCACGATGATGATCGGCGGCATGGCCCACATCGCCGGCGGCGTGCTCGCGGCCTATGTCGGCATGCTCGGCGCCGGCGACCCGGTCCAGCAGGCGTTCTACGCCAAGCATCTGCTGGCCGCCTCGATCATGGCCGCGCCGGCGACCCTGGTGATCGCCAAGATCCTCGTACCCGAAACCGGCGAGCCGCTGACCCGCGGCACGGTCAAGATGGAAATCGAGAAGACCACCGCCAACATCATCGACGCGGCCGCGGCCGGCGCCGGCGACGGCCTGCGCCTGGCGCTGAACATCGGCGCGATGCTGCTGGCCTTCATCGCCCTGATCGCGCTGGTCAACGCGCCGCTGACCTGGCTGGGCGAGCAGACCGGCCTGGCCGCCGCGCTCGGCCGTCCGACCGACCTGTCGACCCTGCTCGGCTTCGTGCTGGCGCCGATCGCCTGGGTGATCGGCACGCCGTGGAGCGATGCGACCGTGGTCGGCGGTCTGATCGGCGAGAAGGTCGTGCTCAACGAATTCGTCGCGTATACGCACTTGGCCGACATCGTCAACGGCAAGGTCGCCGGCATGTCGCTCAGCGACGAAGGCCGCCTGATCGCGACTTACGCGCTGTGCGGCTTCGCCAACTTCAGCTCGATCGCGATCCAGATCGGCGGCATCGGCGGGCTGGCCCCGGAACGTCGCCAGGACCTGGCCCGGTTCGGCCTGCGCGCGGTGCTCGGCGGTTCGATCGCCACCTTCATGACCGCGACCATCGCGGGCGTGCTGACCCACTTCGCCGCTTAA